The nucleotide window GCCCGCTGACGACACCTCCCCAGTCGCCAAAGTCCAGACGCACGTCATGGAACGGATTCAGGAGAGCTTCACGGTCAAGCAACTGGCAGACGTCGCGGGCATGAGCGCACGCAATTTCGCGCGCGTGTTCGTGCAGGAGACCGGCGTAACGCCGCATGAATTCGTCGAGCGCGCCCGCGTGGATGCGGCGCGCAAGCTGCTCGAAAGCAGCGGTGCGGCGCTCAAGGCGATTGCGTACGACTGCGGCTTCGGCACGGCGGACCGCATGCGCATTGTCTTCACCAAACGAATCGGGGCAACGCCGATGCAGTATCGCGAGCGGTTCCGGTCGGCGTGAAGCGAAGCGGCGTCGCACGCGGAAAAATATCGCGTGAGAAAATAGCGGCCTTTCCAAGCCAACGATTCAAGGACCGACATGACCACCTCTTCTCCGATCCGTGCGATCGTCACCGGCCACACGCGCGGTGTGGGCGCGGCGCTCGCCGAACAACTTCTGGCTCGCGGGACCTCCGTGCTGGGTTTGTCCCGCTCGCGTCACGCCGCATTGAAAGCACGCTTCCCGGCGCTGCTCGAAGAAATCGAACTGGAACTGGCCGACACCGCGCGCGTCGCGCAATGGATCGCGACCGATGCACTGCGTGAATTCGTCAGTGGCGCGCAAACCGTTCTGCTGATCAACAACGCGGGCACGGTCCAGCCCATCGGTCCGATTGAAGGACAAGACGTCGCGGTCATCGCGAATGCGGTTAGCCTGAATGTCGCCACGCCGCTGATGTTGGCCAGCGCGCTCGCCGCAGCCGCCGTCGACGCAACCGATCGCCGCATCGTGCACATTTCCAGCGGCGCGGCGCGCAACGCGTATCCCGGCTGGAGCATCTACTGCGCGACGAAGGCCGCGCTCGATCATCACGCGCGCGCTGTCGCGCTCGACGCAAATCGCGCGTTGCGTATTTGCAGTCTGGCACCGGGCGTGATCGATACGAATATGCAGGCGGAGATTCGCAGCAGCGGCGTCGAACAGTTCCCCATGCGTGAGAGATTCGAAGACCTCAAGCGCAACGGCCAACTGTCGAGCCCTGAACAATGCGCGACGCAGTTGCTCGATTACGCATTGAGCGATGCATTCGGCCAAACGCCGGTCGCCGACATTCGCGAGATCGCGAAGCCGGCGTGACGGCAACAACGGAGCGCGTCGAGCGCTCCCGAAAACCCTCACCTTTAGCCTGACTTGCCGCTGATTTACACGCCGGGCGCGACCATCATGCCGCGCTCGGCCGCACCGAGTTCGCCGTGCGGCACGAACACATAGCCGCGTCCCCATACGGTTTGCACGTAGCGCGGCTCGGAAAGATCGATTTCGATCAACCGGCGCAACCGCCAGATCCACACATCCAGGCTGCGCCCTTGATGCAGCACGGTGTTGCCGCGCAGTTTCTCGTTGAGTTGCACGCGCGTGCGCACGGTCATCGCGTGATTGACCGCTCCTGAAAAACCTCACCTTTGGCACGGAGCGCTTGGGGTTCAGCGCAAGTAACGCGTCGGAACGCTCCCGAAAACGCTCACCTTTCGCGCTTGGGGGCAGGCCGCAAAGCCATGCTGGGCGTGGTATGGGTGCACCGGAACACGCCACTCCCGCAAACCCTCACCTTTAAAAGCGGCGGAGTAATTTGCATACCCAGGTAAGCGGCCGTGCGCGTGCGGGCCTTTGCACGTGACGCAGATGCGCGATTCGCGCGAGCGATGGATGTTGTGATCGATGTATGCGGGTCATTGCGACCCCATCGGTCGATACAGAGCGGCCTGGTGAGTGCGGATCGAGTTTGCCACTCACCGTTTCCAATCCGCGGCT belongs to Paraburkholderia sp. FT54 and includes:
- a CDS encoding SDR family oxidoreductase: MTTSSPIRAIVTGHTRGVGAALAEQLLARGTSVLGLSRSRHAALKARFPALLEEIELELADTARVAQWIATDALREFVSGAQTVLLINNAGTVQPIGPIEGQDVAVIANAVSLNVATPLMLASALAAAAVDATDRRIVHISSGAARNAYPGWSIYCATKAALDHHARAVALDANRALRICSLAPGVIDTNMQAEIRSSGVEQFPMRERFEDLKRNGQLSSPEQCATQLLDYALSDAFGQTPVADIREIAKPA